The genomic segment GTTTGCCGGGGGTCTTGCCGGTCGAGTAGCACTTCCACGCGGGAAAAGTGATGGGCGGGAGCGTGCTCTCCAGGTCGCCGACGACGCCCTCGGCGGTCAACCGTTCGAACGCCGGGAGGTGCCCGTCGTCCATCCAGCGTCGGAGGAGTGACCAGTCGGCACCGTCGAGGCCGACGACGTAGACGGTCATACTGGGTCACTCGGCGCTGTGGCCTTAAAGTGCTTCGAGTACGCGGCGGAACGCCTCGGCGAACGCGGCCCTCCGGGAGTCGGCGTCGAACGTCGACCCGCGTTCGCGGGCGCGGTCCGACAGTCGCCGCCGTTCTGCGGGCGCGCGGTCGAAGTACGTGGCGACGCCCTCGGCGATGGACGCCGGCGTGGGCGAGACGACCAAGGAGGGGTCGATGCGGCGCGCCTCCGACCGGGTGCCGGTCGTGTCGGTGACGACGGGCGGGAGGCCGGCGCGCATCGCCTCGAGGACGCTCACGGGGAACGTGTCCATCCGGGACGGTTGGACGTAGACGGACGCCGGCGCGAGGGCGTCCGAGAGGTCCTCGACGTAGCCGCGGACGGTGACGCCCTCGGTCCGTTCGTACGACTCGGGGTGGCCGCCGCCGACGACGTGGAGTTCGGCCTCGGGGTGTCGCTCCCGGACCCGCGGCCACGCCTCGACGAGCAGGTCCACGCCCTTGTACCGACTCGGCCGGCCGACGGTGACCGCCACTTTGTCGTCCAGCGCGGGCGAGACCCCGCCCAGCGCGTCGTACACGTCCGGTTGGACGTACGGGTGCGCGACTTCGATGGGGGCGTCGTCGCCGACGACGGGACGGGTGAAGTCGGCGGCGAACTCGGAGACGGCGACGACGCCGTCGACGTAGCGGTGCCCGACGGCCCGAATCGCCGGCGTCCCGAACCGGCCGACCAGCGACTTCAGCCCCGAACTCCCCTCGAAGTCGTCGCGGCCGAGGCTGTACAGCCCGTGGTCCGCACAGAGGTAGACGAGGCGCGACCCGCGGACGACGCGGTTGACGAGGGCGGCGTAGAGCGGTCGAGAGCCCTCGACGAGGTAGACGTCGTAGGCGGGCGCGCGGAGGCCGTTCACCACGTCCGCCGGGACGCCGTCGCCGACCCAGTCGGGCGCGAACCCCCGGAAGTCGACGAGGTCGGCGCCGACGGCCTCGGCGAATCCCGCGTGGGCCGGGTGCGGGTCCTGATACAGCATCGCGACGCGGGCGGAGTCGAGGTCCATCGTCGGGAACCGTCTCGCACGGGGAGCAAAAGTGAACCGGAGTGTCCCGCCCGCGACGCGGCGTCGCCCAGCGCCCGTCGCCGCGTCCGGTTCGGCTATCGACAGGTATATCTCCGTCGTGCGGGGTACTCCCCACCGAGAGATGAGCCTCGGGAACTGGCTGGACCGCGCGGAGATGCAGGTAGACCAGTACGGCCCGGTCGCGGGGTCGAAGGCGGCCCTCGGGTCGCTGGTGTCGGGGGTCTCGCACCGACTCAGCGGGCTGTACCCGCGCGGCGGGACGAACGTCTACGACGACGAGTGGGACCTCCTCCTGGTCCTCGACGCCTGCCGCGTGGACGCCCTGGAGGCCGTCGCGCCCGAGTACGACTTCGTCCCGAACGCGGTCCCCAGCATCCGGTCGGTCGCCCCCAACTCCCACCTCTGGATGGAGCGGACGTTCGCGGCGCGGCCCGAGGCGGTGGCCGACACGACGTACGTCACCGCCAACGGCCACGTCGAGGACTTCGACGGCGACCAGTTCGCCCGGTTGGAGAAGGTGTACGAGCACGGCTTCGACCGGGAGTTGGAGACGATTCCGCCGCGAGCGGTGACGGACGCGACGGTTTCGGCGCTCCGGTCGGACGCGACGCCCCGAACCATCGCCCACTACATGCAGCCGCACACTCCCTATCGCTCGCTCGGACTGGACGGCCTCGGCGGCGGCGACGACAAGGCGTTCCGCGAGACGGTGTGGGACTGGATTCTCGCCGGGAAACTCTCCCGAGACGAGGCGTGGGAGCACTACCTCGACAACCTCCGGTGGGTGCTGGACGACGTGGAACTCCTCCTCCGGAGCGTCGACGCCGACCGGGTGGTCGTCACCGCGGACCACGGCGAGGCGTACGGCGAGTGGGGCGCGTACGGCCACTCGGCGACGGGCGAGTTCGACGGACTCAGGCGGGTTCCGTGGGTTGTGACCGACGCCACCGACGACGGCGAGTACGAACCCACGGCCGCCGAGTCCGACGACGAACAGGTCGACGTGGACGAACAGCTGAAGTACCTCGGCTACGTCTGAGCGGCCGGTTTCGGCTTCACCTCCGGACTCTGACTCGCTCGCACCGAGACCCGGTCCGTTTTTATGCTGACTGTCGAATGAGTCGCCATGCGCGCGCTACTGGTCGGACTGGACGCGGCGTGCCTCCCCGTCCTCGAACCGCTGTTCGAGGCGGACGCCGTGCCGACGCTTCAGTCGTTGTTCGACGACGGCGTCGCCGGTCCGTTAGAATCGCAGATTCCGCCGTGGACGGCGAGCGCCTGGCCCTCGATGTACACCGGGAAGAACCCGGGGAAACACGGCGTCTTCGACTTCCTCTCGTTCGACGGCTACGACTGGGACATCGTCAACGGGACGGACCTGAAGGCCCGGACCGTCTGGGACTACCTCCACGAGGCGGGCCTGACGAGCGTCGTCGTGAACGCACCCGTCACCGACCCCCCACGTGACATCGACGGCGCGGTGGTTCCCGGCTACCTCGCCCACAACGACCCGCGGTGTCACCCCGAGGGACTGCTGGACGAACTCCGCGAGGAACTCGGCGGCTATCAGGTGTACGCGAACC from the Halogeometricum rufum genome contains:
- a CDS encoding glycosyltransferase family 4 protein, with product MDLDSARVAMLYQDPHPAHAGFAEAVGADLVDFRGFAPDWVGDGVPADVVNGLRAPAYDVYLVEGSRPLYAALVNRVVRGSRLVYLCADHGLYSLGRDDFEGSSGLKSLVGRFGTPAIRAVGHRYVDGVVAVSEFAADFTRPVVGDDAPIEVAHPYVQPDVYDALGGVSPALDDKVAVTVGRPSRYKGVDLLVEAWPRVRERHPEAELHVVGGGHPESYERTEGVTVRGYVEDLSDALAPASVYVQPSRMDTFPVSVLEAMRAGLPPVVTDTTGTRSEARRIDPSLVVSPTPASIAEGVATYFDRAPAERRRLSDRARERGSTFDADSRRAAFAEAFRRVLEAL
- a CDS encoding alkaline phosphatase family protein; translated protein: MSLGNWLDRAEMQVDQYGPVAGSKAALGSLVSGVSHRLSGLYPRGGTNVYDDEWDLLLVLDACRVDALEAVAPEYDFVPNAVPSIRSVAPNSHLWMERTFAARPEAVADTTYVTANGHVEDFDGDQFARLEKVYEHGFDRELETIPPRAVTDATVSALRSDATPRTIAHYMQPHTPYRSLGLDGLGGGDDKAFRETVWDWILAGKLSRDEAWEHYLDNLRWVLDDVELLLRSVDADRVVVTADHGEAYGEWGAYGHSATGEFDGLRRVPWVVTDATDDGEYEPTAAESDDEQVDVDEQLKYLGYV